From a single Deltaproteobacteria bacterium genomic region:
- a CDS encoding methylenetetrahydrofolate--tRNA-(uracil(54)-C(5))-methyltransferase (FADH(2)-oxidizing) TrmFO, which yields MIDDDGSKPWPVPRVAVVGGGLAGCEACWALARRGIGSVLFEMKPSRFSPAHCQPGLAELVCSNSLRSREETSAVGLLKLEMAELGSLVMEAAEVSVVPAGKALAVDRRLFSNHVTSRLEAEPLVRIVRREVLGLDDSVLDGFDKVIVTAGPLASESLTVSLERLVGSVGLYFYDAIAPIVVAASVDMSRAFWASRYNPEEKDYLNCPMDEAEYMNLVMELRSGRRVSARDFEDEIHFEGCLPVEAMADRG from the coding sequence ATGATCGATGACGATGGTAGCAAGCCTTGGCCAGTGCCCCGAGTGGCCGTTGTCGGAGGAGGATTGGCCGGCTGCGAGGCTTGCTGGGCACTGGCCCGACGGGGAATCGGAAGTGTCTTGTTCGAAATGAAGCCTTCGCGATTCTCCCCGGCCCATTGCCAACCGGGTTTGGCCGAACTGGTCTGTTCCAATTCCCTGCGTTCCAGGGAGGAGACATCCGCGGTGGGCCTGCTCAAGCTGGAGATGGCCGAACTCGGCAGTCTGGTCATGGAGGCGGCCGAGGTTTCGGTGGTGCCGGCCGGCAAGGCCCTGGCGGTGGACCGTAGGCTTTTTTCCAACCACGTCACTTCAAGGCTGGAGGCCGAGCCCTTGGTACGGATCGTTCGTCGGGAGGTTCTCGGGCTGGACGACTCGGTCCTGGACGGATTCGACAAAGTCATCGTGACTGCTGGGCCTCTGGCCTCGGAGAGTCTGACGGTCAGTCTGGAGCGGCTGGTCGGGTCGGTCGGCCTCTATTTTTACGATGCAATCGCCCCGATCGTGGTCGCTGCGTCGGTGGATATGTCCCGGGCCTTCTGGGCCTCTAGGTACAATCCAGAAGAAAAGGACTATCTGAACTGCCCGATGGACGAGGCTGAATACATGAACCTGGTCATGGAACTGCGATCAGGCCGACGGGTGTCCGCTAGGGACTTCGAGGACGAGATTCATTTCGAGGGGTGTCTTCCGGTGGAAGCCATGGCCGACCGGGG